Proteins from one Bombus pyrosoma isolate SC7728 linkage group LG16, ASM1482585v1, whole genome shotgun sequence genomic window:
- the LOC122576231 gene encoding uncharacterized protein LOC122576231, translated as MNGSSGRTENSSKLSHRNRRDYAIDTVRLILLGYAIVPCWGSTVPIEKKHETPMHKVELTQKGYIQFLRWELPVPEFTEFTFCLWMQSNDLTHSHPIFSYSKNERERLVRSWIAPHGRSIHLEIGGKQVLAMPTDILENRWYHFCLSWENQAGLYGLWINGRLWAQGHSDETIGQTIPSGGDIVLGQEYTDFDKGLEDGIEGSVLGFNLLLASAFDSPHTDYQLETSYDSTRVSTSSYATVPLFARIPTKLMQRAIDYGTRTRTPYTFLPTNSNKLRGRGYDENAVSLPLLTGTAKSISSGTTDPWRDATSVELSRLQEQPLGLQLIKLSYTHCEIGRGSPYIGGKLMLISWTRTAVRIFGGALLKNVASDCGNF; from the exons ATGAACGGATCGAGCGGACGAACGGAGAACTCGTCGAAACTTTCTCACAGGAATCGTCGAGATTATGCAATTGATACCGTTCGTTTGATCTTATTGGGTTACGCAATAGTTCCATGTTGGGGGTCAACGGTGccgatagaaaagaaacacgAGACTCCTATGCACAAGGTCGAGCTCACTCAGAAGGGATACATTCAG TTTCTACGATGGGAGCTGCCGGTGCCGGAGTTTACGGAGTTCACCTTCTGCCTGTGGATGCAATCGAACGATCTCACTCATTCTCATCCCATATTTTCCTACTCGA AAAACGAGCGAGAGCGCCTGGTACGATCGTGGATAGCGCCACATGGCAGGAGCATTCACCTTGAGATCGGAGGAAAACAGGTGCTCGCGATGCCGACCGATATTCTAGAGAATCGGTGGTACCATTTCTGTCTCAGCTGGGAGAACCAGGCCGGGCTCTATGGACTCTGGATCAACGGCCGGCTCTGGGCTCAAGGTCATTCCGATGAG ACGATAGGACAGACGATCCCGAGTGGAGGAGACATCGTGCTGGGCCAGGAGTACACGGACTTTGACAAAGGGCTGGAGGACGGTATCGAGGGTTCTGTATTGGGCTTCAACCTTCTTCTAGCTTCGGCTTTCGATAGCCCGCACACAGACTACCAGCTGGAAACCTCCTACGATTCGACTCGGGTGTCCACCTCGAGTTACGCCACGGTTCCGCTTTTTGCGAGGATTCCAACGAAACTGATGCAACGCGCCATCGATTATGGAACGCGAACGAGAACGCCTTACACATTCCTGCCGACTAATTCTAATAAACTTCGAGGACGTGGCTACGACGAGAACGCCGTGTCTCTGCCTCTGCTCACTGGCACAGCTAAATCCATCTCTTCTGGAACGACCGATCCATGGCGCGATGCTACGAGCGTAGAACTGTCCAGGTTGCAAGAACAACCTCTAGGACTGCAATTGATAAAATTGTCGTACACACACTGTGAAATTGGTAGAGGGAGTCCTTACATTGGTGGCAAGCTGATGTTGATTTCGTGGACCAGAACTGCGGTTCGTATCTTTGGTGGAGCTTTGTTGAAGAACGTTGCCAGCGATTGTGGCAATTTCTAA